Proteins from a genomic interval of Nematostella vectensis chromosome 5, jaNemVect1.1, whole genome shotgun sequence:
- the LOC125562950 gene encoding coiled-coil domain-containing protein 8-like, producing the protein MSEAHGDLSSLCKLTSLRAAYITGFSLVNETVTPRFQITVSPRFQITVSPRFQITVTPRFQITVSPRFQITVTPRFQITLSPRFQITVTPRFQITVSPRFEITVSPRFQITVAPRFQITVSPVYQITVSPRFQITVSPRFQITVSPRFQITVSPRFQITATPRFQITVTPVYQITVTPRFQITVSPRFQITVSPWFQITVTPGFQITVTPGYQITVTPRFQITVSPRFQITVMPGFQITVSPRFQITVTPGSQITVAIQLVQGVFIEEKK; encoded by the exons ATGTCGGAGGCTCACGGAGACCTGTCATCGCTGTGTAAACTAACATCTTTGAGGGCTGCCTACATCACc GGCTTTTCTCTTGTGAATGAAACGGTTACACCCCGTTTCCAGATTACGGTTTCACCTCGGTTCCAGATTACGGTTTCACCTCGGTTCCAGATTACGGTTACACCTCGGTTCCAGATTACGGTTTCACCTCGGTTCCAGATTACGGTTACACCTCGGTTCCAGATTACGCTTTCACCTCGTTTCCAGATTACGGTTACACCTCGGTTCCAGATTACGGTTTCACCTCGGTTCGAGATTACGGTTTCACCTCGGTTCCAGATTACGGTTGCACCTCGGTTCCAGATTACGGTTTCACCTGTGTACCAGATCACGGTTTCACCTCGGTTCCAGATTACGGTTTCACCTCGGTTCCAGATTACGGTTTCACCTCGGTTCCAGATTACGGTTTCACCTCGGTTCCAGATTACGGCTACACCTCGGTTCCAGATTACGGTTACACCTGTGTACCAGATTACGGTTACACCTCGGTTCCAGATTACGGTTTCACCTCGGTTCCAGATTACGGTTTCACCTTGGTTCCAGATAACGGTTACGCCTGGGTTCCAGATTACGGTTACACCTGGGTACCAGATTACGGTTACACCTCGGTTCCAGATTACGGTTTCACCTCGGTTCCAGATTACGGTTATGCCTGGGTTCCAGATTACGGTTTCACCTCGGTTCCAG ATTACGGTTACGCCTGGGTCCCAGATTACGGTAGCAATCCAACTAGTCCAAGGCGTTTTTATCGAGGAAAAGAAATAG
- the LOC5510402 gene encoding ankyrin repeat and LEM domain-containing protein 1, whose product MSLTQILRVWDAIECENFSNAHHLIKKCWDLVATPVRDGISVMHLLSGLDDPKAQGLLRECLEHGASPNAQSSDGITPVHLAAMWGLSNTLKMLISFGGDPELLDKESNNAMHYAYLSTEPQAGDCVKFLSSMRASVEEKSTVNYGPVVIDAAYVGASGTPVSSLDSMNSTYSCKEPKFTHIKQKQKVSNDLLGSQNRSEHKPFMTDDETTNDETLNLHDFITDDESTINKTCGVMTEVSIESDMSTKSESFHTAFEGETFSLSYMENLDDSDVSFPKLHPWSSRAGPEELEDTLVDNISALNLEVTGSPDIGTNPCHSTTLLDHTLSDGTVLYDWKDFSILELSSNHPDETLNVPEELLALSCQELRKQLMSMGLDVGPVRPDTRALYIKQLARLKAGITSEKSFDRFSEFLPELRAILQQKVDVSDMYTEEESMCIEFTRDNPQPWREGTEKSSFNYLLLDPRVSDNLPWRAQKLPSDEAFAIFVSAIFYVGKGKRSRPYAHLHEALHKTKSNRKLQNIRDIWDSGLGVVSLHCFQSVIPVEAYTREACMVEALGISRLTNQKKGDFYGRARRWSVKKKRNMGIFLLKRALQIFINEGERQIRPEDLRK is encoded by the exons ATGTCATTAACACAGATTTTGAGGGTCTGGGATGCGATTGAGTGCGAGAACTTCAG CAATGCCCACCATTTGATAAAGAAATGCTGGGACCTGGTTGCAACCCCAGTGCGTGATGGGATCTCCGTCATGCATCTCCTTAGTGGACTAGATGATCCCAAGGCGCAAGGACTACTGCGTGAATGTCTTGAACATGGTGCGTCTCCTAATGCACAGTCATCAGATGGGATTACTCCTGTACACCTTGCTGCTATGTGGGGACTATCAAACACCCTAAAAATGCTTATCTCTTTTGGAGGTGACCCAGAGTTACTGGATAAAGAATCTAATAATGCTATGCATTATGCATACCTATCTACTGAACCACAGGCTGGGGATTGTGTTAAGTTTTTATCCAGTATGAGAGCTTCAGTTGAAGAAAAAAGTACTGTGAATTATGGCCCAGTTGTTATTGATGCAGCATATGTGGGTGCATCTGGAACACCTGTCAGTTCACTGGATTCTATGAACTCTACTTACTCCTGCAAAGAACCAAAGTTTACTCACatcaagcaaaaacaaaaggtCTCAAACGATTTATTAGGATCCCAAAACAGATCAGAACATAAACCTTTTATGACCGATGATGAAACTACAAATGATGAAACTCTTAATTTACATGATTTTATAACCGATGATGAATCCACTATCAACAAGACTTGTGGTGTGATGACTGAAGTGTCTATTGAGAGTGATATGTCCACCAAGAGTGAGAGTTTTCATACTGCTTTTGAAGGGGAGACATTCAGTCTGTCATATATGGAGAATCTTGATGATAGCGATGTCAGCTTCCCTAAGCTCCACCCATGGTCGTCTAGGGCTGGACCGGAGGAACTGGAAGACACACTGGTGGATAATATCAGTGCACTTAATCTTGAGGTGACTGG CAGTCCAGATATTGGAACAAACCCATGCCACAGCACCACCCTGCTGGACCACACCCTATCTGATGGCACAGTCTTGTATGACTGGAAAGACTTCAGTATCCTGGAACTGTCCTCCAATCACCCTGATGAGACGCTCAATGTGCCAGAGGAGTTGCTTGCTCTAAGCTGCCAGGAGTTAAGAAAACAGCTGATGTCAATGGGGCTAGATGTAGGTCCTGTCAGGCCAGATACACGGGCACTCTACATCAAGCAGTTGGCCAGACTAAAGGCGGGCATCACTAGTGAAAAG tCTTTTGATCGGTTCAGTGAATTCTTGCCTGAGCTCCGTGCCATCTTACAGCAAAAAGTAGATGTGTCAGACATGTACACAGAGGAAGAATCCATGTGTATAGAGTTCACCAGGGACAATCCTCAACCATGGAGGGAGGG GACAGAGAAATCATCATTCAACTACCTTTTACTAGATCCGCGTGTGAGCGACAATCTGCCATGGAGAGCGCAAAAACTTCCATCAGACGAAGCCTTCGCCATCTTTGTGTCTGCAATTTTCTATGTTGGTAAAGGCAAGAGATCAAGGCCTTATGCTCATTTGCACGAGGCTTTGCATAAAACCAAG aGTAACCGCAAGCTTCAAAATATCCGTGACATATGGGACTCAGGACTGGGCGTGGTCTCTCTCCACTGTTTTCAGAGTGTCATTCCTGTCGAAGCTTATACACGGGAAGCTTGTATGGTGGAGGCGCTAG gtatATCAcgtttgaccaatcagaagaAAGGTGATTTTTACGGGCGAGCCCGGCGCTGGAGTGTGAAGAAAAAGCGGAACATGGGGATCTTTTTGCTGAAGAGGGCCCTGCAGATATTTATCAACGAAGGAGAGCGGCAAATCAGACCTGAAGATCTGCGAAAATAG
- the LOC125563030 gene encoding protein PF3D7_1417600-like isoform X1 produces the protein MDGSFQGKVPAFTRGDKPVNNSCEHVNNSCEPVNNSCEPVNNSCEHVNNSCEPVNNSCEPVNNSCEHVNNSCEPVNNSCEHVNNSCEHVNNSCEPVNNSCEPVNNSCEPVNNSCEPVNNSCEPVNNSCEPVNNSCEHVNNSCEPVNNSCEPVNNSCEHVNNSCEHVNNSCEHVNNSCEHVNNSCEHVNNSCEHVNNSCEHVNNCVNMSTTFVNMSTTRVNMSTTRVNMSTTV, from the exons ATGGATGGTAGTTTTCAGGGGAAAGTCCCCGCATTCACCAGGGGAGACAAACCTGTCAACAACTCGTGTGAAC ATGTCAACAACTCGTGTGAACCTGTCAACAACTCGTGTGAACCTGTCAACAACTCGTGTGAACATGTCAACAACTCGTGTGAACCTGTCAACAACTCGTGTGAACCTGTCAACAACTCGTGTGAACATGTCAACAATTCGTGTGAACCTGTCAACAACTCGTGTGAACATGTCAACAACTCATGTGAACATGTCAACAACTCGTGTGAACCTGTCAACAACTCGTGTGAACCTGTCAACAACTCGTGTGAACCTGTCAACAACTCGTGTGAACCTGTCAACAACTCGTGTGAACCTGTCAACAACTCGTGTGAACCTGTCAACAACTCGTGTGAACATGTCAACAACTCGTGTGAACCTGTCAACAACTCGTGTGAACCTGTCAACAACTCGTGTGAACATGTCAACAACTCGTGTGAACATGTCAACAACTCGTGTGAACATGTCAACAACTCGTGTGAACATGTCAACAACTCGTGTGAACATGTCAACAACTCGTGTGAACATGTCAACAACTCGTGTGAACATGTCAACAACTGTGTGAATATGTCAACAACATTTGTGAACATGTCAACAACTCGTGTGAACATGTCAACAACTCGTGTGAACATGTCAACAACTGTGTGA
- the LOC5510396 gene encoding protein PRRC1 produces the protein MEQDSKGPESKVDIVREVASALEEEEFGKDSPEQKAKTATNPQQQEKTTKPFESASLSSTYSTVTSSIKSQEQQKMLRPLEPVPTKSGENSNISSSGSSTSTWQQAPDNTSVKSESVVETGGMWGWMSNAVSASLQTTSSIGRNLVEKTKSSVDTVITTLDPAMEDYLHDRGQAVNLILTTEDPAAVEAVRDGFRQIFELAFVTSCSSVSSIAPLPVGCSAGMKGAQHRVSHLRRTKKVQDDKVLLGMEEFVAELVPGKWFSMICLHLSDPILKAEFHTLSQAVEIPKQYITKAEQSTPSNYNLRWSGLSFTLAEVILGSGHTHGDWQSLLGGCSRKQILTVAARTLAGQYRNKLNETAESVMDKAIVL, from the exons ATGGAACAAGACTCAAAAGGACCTGAATCTAAAGTGGACATCGTGAGAGAAGTCGCGAGTGCTCTAGAAGAGGAAGAATTTGGCAAAGATTCCCCGGAACAGAAAGCTAAAACTGCCACGAATCcacaacaacaagaaaaaacGACAAAGCCATTCGAAAGTGCTTCATTATCCAGTACTTACTCAACAGTTACTAGTTCTATAAAGAGTCAAGAGCAGCAAAAAATGTTGCGGCCCTTAGAACCAGTTCCAACGAAATCAGGAGAGAATTCGAACATTTCATCTTCCGGGTCTAGTACCTCAACGTGGCAACAGGCGCCAGATAATACGTCGGTAAAGAGTGAATCGGTGGTGGAGACGGGCGGCATGTGGGGATGGATGTCCAATGCAGTGAGTGCGAGTTTACAAACGACTTCCTCCATAGGCAGGAATCTTGTTGAGAAAACAAAG AGCTCTGTGGATACTGTCATAACAACGTTGGACCCAGCCATGGAGGATTACTTAC ACGACAGGGGCCAAGCAGTTAATCTCATCCTCACAACAGAAGACCCCGCAGCAGTTGAGGCAGTACGTGATGGATTCAGACAGATCTTTGAGTTGGCATTTGTTACCAGCTGTTCATCGGTGTCTAGTATCGCGCCCTTACCTGTTGGGTGTTCTGCAGGAATGAAGGGAGCTCAGCACAGGGTATCACATCTGCGGCGAACCAAGAAAGTCCAGGATGACAAGGTGTTACTGGGAATGGAAGAGTTTGTGGCTGAATTAGTGCCCGGCAA ATGGTTTAGCATGATCTGTTTGCACCTGAGTGACCCCATACTCAAGGCAGAGTTTCACACCCTATCCCAAGCTGTGGAAATTCCTAAACAGTACATCACAAAAGCTGAACAGAGCACACCCTCAAACTACAACCTGCGCTGGTCTGGACTATCGTTCACACTTGCAGAGGTTATCCTGGGGAGTGGTCACACTCATGGCGACTGGCAGTCACTACTAGGTG GTTGTTCAAGAAAACAGATTTTAACAGTAGCGGCACGAACTCTTGCAGGACAATATCGGAACAAGCTGAACGAGACTGCAGAATCTGTCATGGATAAGGCAATTGTGTTATGA
- the LOC125563030 gene encoding protein psiL-like isoform X2 has protein sequence MDGSFQGKVPAFTRGDKPVNNSCEHVNNSCEPVNNSCEPVNNSCEPVNNSCEHVNNSCEPVNNSCEHVNNSCEHVNNSCEPVNNSCEPVNNSCEPVNNSCEPVNNSCEPVNNSCEPVNNSCEHVNNSCEPVNNSCEPVNNSCEHVNNSCEHVNNSCEHVNNSCEHVNNSCEHVNNSCEHVNNSCEHVNNCVNMSTTFVNMSTTRVNMSTTRVNMSTTV, from the exons ATGGATGGTAGTTTTCAGGGGAAAGTCCCCGCATTCACCAGGGGAGACAAACCTGTCAACAACTCGTGTGAACATGTCAACAACTCGTGTGAACCT GTCAACAACTCGTGTGAACCTGTCAACAACTCGTGTGAACCTGTCAACAACTCGTGTGAACATGTCAACAATTCGTGTGAACCTGTCAACAACTCGTGTGAACATGTCAACAACTCATGTGAACATGTCAACAACTCGTGTGAACCTGTCAACAACTCGTGTGAACCTGTCAACAACTCGTGTGAACCTGTCAACAACTCGTGTGAACCTGTCAACAACTCGTGTGAACCTGTCAACAACTCGTGTGAACCTGTCAACAACTCGTGTGAACATGTCAACAACTCGTGTGAACCTGTCAACAACTCGTGTGAACCTGTCAACAACTCGTGTGAACATGTCAACAACTCGTGTGAACATGTCAACAACTCGTGTGAACATGTCAACAACTCGTGTGAACATGTCAACAACTCGTGTGAACATGTCAACAACTCGTGTGAACATGTCAACAACTCGTGTGAACATGTCAACAACTGTGTGAATATGTCAACAACATTTGTGAACATGTCAACAACTCGTGTGAACATGTCAACAACTCGTGTGAACATGTCAACAACTGTGTGA
- the LOC5510397 gene encoding lysosomal acid glucosylceramidase, producing the protein MRLPTVLFFFFSVCLSRGFIPEKYSGCQEKDFGHGSIVCVCSEQECGEFESGGSPLKVGQFAVYTSTKAGERFKLSLHLFNASFTRPDDDAVSLDVNSSVSYQEILGFGGAFTDAATMNILNQSNSLQQKLIRSYFSPVGIEYSIGRVPMASCDFSTHEYSYDDYSGDFELKNFSLAEEDKRFKIPVILSAMKDSNKEILLFGSPWSAPGWMKTNGRMSGAGTMLGKAGDKYHKTWAIYFAKFISAYVASGVPIWGVTVQNEPSTGFIPGYSFQTMAYSPQQERDFIKEDLGPTLSQEGYGNVKIIMLDDQRLFLDNWVDVILGDPEAAKFVSGIGLHWYWDFLASVKDLTIAHQKYPNYFMLATEACSGFTTMHPPMGVVLGSWERGENYTHSIIQDISHWVVGWVDWNLALNMSGGPNWVNNNVDSPVIVDTTHHVFYQQPMYFHLGHFSKFVPRGSKRISLVSSKKTNLQFIGFQAPGPDSTTVVVIMNQSEIDIPLHINVPGKGSVNTIIPARAVQTYVWNT; encoded by the exons ATGCGTCTTCCAActgtattatttttctttttctctgtcTGTTTATCTCGTGGATTTATTCCAGAGAAATATTCTGGATGCCAAGAGAAGGATTTTGGACATGGAAGTATTGTTTGCGTCTGCTCTGAGCAGGAATGCGGCGAATTTGAAAGTGGAGGTTCGCCGCTCAAGGTTGGGCAGTTTGCCGTCTACACGAGCACGAAGGCCGGGGAGCGATTCAAGTTGAGCCTACATCTATTCAATGCGTCTTTTACAAGACCAGACGATGATGCTGTCAGCCTCGATGTCAATAGCTCTGTCAGTTATCAAGAGATATTAGGGTTCGGGGGAGCATTTACAG ATGCAGCTACAATGAACATACTAAATCAGAGTAATTCCCTTCAGCAGAAGTTGATCAGGTCCTACTTCAGTCCAGTTGGCATAGAATACAGTATTGGACGTGTCCCCATGGCAAGCTGTGACTTCTCTACACATGAGTATTCATATGACGATTACTCAGGAGATTTTGAGCTAAAAAATTTCTCCCTAGCTGAAGAAGACAAAAGGTTTAAGATTCCAGTGATCTTGTCTGCTATGAAAGACAGCAATAAAGAAATTTTGTTATTTGGGAGTCCATGGTCTGCGCCAGGATGGATGAAGACTAATGGTAGAATGTCAG GAGCTGGGACAATGTTAGGCAAAGCTGGTGATAAATACCATAAGACATGGGCTATATATTTTGCTAAGTTCATCAGTGCATATGTGGCATCTGGGGTCCCTATCTGGGGAGTCACAGTGCAAAACGAGCCTTCTACTGGATTTATACCAGG TTATTCCTTCCAAACTATGGCATACTCACCACAACAAGAGCGCGATTTTATCAAGGAGGATCTAGGCCCCACCCTTTCCCAAGAAGGCTATGGCAATGTAAAAATCATCATGCTAGATGACCAGCGACTGTTCCTGGACAATTGGGTTGATGTGATTCTGGGTGATCCTGAGGCAGCTAAGTTTGTGTCTGGAATTGGTCTTCATTGGTACTGGGATTTCCTAGCTTCTGTTAAAGATTTGACTATTGCCCACCAAAA GTATCCAAATTACTTCATGCTTGCAACAGAGGCTTGTTCAGGATTTACAACAATGCACCCTCCCATGGGGGTAGTACTTGGTTCGTGGGAGAGAGGAGAAAATTACACACATAGTATCATCCAG GATATATCTCATTGGGTTGTTGGCTGGGTGGACTGGAATCTGGCCTTGAATATGAGTGGGGGTCCAAACTGGGTTAACAATAATGTTGACTCGCCTGTCATTGTGGATACAACCCATCACGTGTTCTACCAACAG CCCATGTATTTCCATCTTGGCCACTTCAGTAAGTTTGTTCCTCGTGGATCTAAGAGAATATCATTGGTGTCATCAAAAAAGACAAACCTGCAATTCATTGGATTCCAGGCCCCTGGCCCAGACTCAACAACTGTAGTGGTCATTATGAACCAGAGTGAAATAGATATCCCCCTTCATATAAATGTACCTGGTAAAGGCAGTGTAAATACCATCATACCAGCCCGTGCAGTACAGACATATGTCTGGAATACTTGA